The DNA window GTCAAGTAGGCCGGGAAGTCACTCAACGAGATCTGAAGAAATTCCGCTGCGCGAGCCCTTGCAGCTCTTCCGCGACGGACCAGGTCCAAGATGAGGGCGATCTTTGCTCCCTGACGTGCCTCGGCTTCTGTCCCAGGCACCTGCAGCGACTCAGGGGGAATATCGATCGTAAGCGGCTGTCTCATAGCGAAAAGTGTAGCAGGTTGCACTCAGCGAAACACGTTGGTCCGCGCCAGGTCGATGATCTCGTCGCCGC is part of the Nitrospira sp. genome and encodes:
- a CDS encoding UPF0175 family protein — protein: MRQPLTIDIPPESLQVPGTEAEARQGAKIALILDLVRRGRAARARAAEFLQISLSDFPAYLTEYQIPWFDYSAEALPDDLRTLAAPPPRPYA